AATCCGCTCGGCGTCGGCACGGCGCTGATCGACCGGTACGCGGTTTCGACGCGCGAGCGCCTCTCGGCGCTGCAGTCGGACTTCACGCTGCTCGACGACGTCGAGAGCCAGCTCGCGGTGTTCGAGAAGGACATGGCGCGCGAGTTCGAGGGGCGCATGGCCACCGTCGACAACGTGCTGCTCGAGATGGAGCGCCGCGGCCACGACTTCTTCGACGACACGATGCGGATCGGACGGGTGATGGATCTGCTCAACCGGTCGCGCGTCCAGGAGGGCTTCGAGCGCCAGGTGATCGCCGATGCGCCGCAGCAGATCGAGAAGCGCGTGAACGAGCTGGTCGACTGGATGGTCGACCAGGATTTCCGCCAGTGGCAGCGGATCACCCGTCACCTCGCCGACCGCCGCCGCGAGTTCAAGGACCGCATTCCGAGCGACGACGAGTCGCGGCCGTTCCACGACGAACGGCGGCGGATGGTGGAGACGGTCGGGCGGGCGGCACAGAAGGTCGTCGACACCTACGACCGGCGGCGCGAAGCGAGCCAGCTCGCGGACGGCGCGCGCAACGCCGTGGCAACCGCCGCCGCCGCCGGCGCAGGGGCGCTCGGCCTGGGCACGCTGGTGACCGTCGCCGCGAGCACCGCGGCGGCAGACGTCACCGGCATCATCCTGGCCAGCGTGATCGCCGCGGTCGGCTTCTTCATCATTCCGGCGAAGCGGAACCAGGCGAAGGCGGCGATGCGCGCGAAGGTTGCCGACGTGCGCGCACGGCTGTCGAACGCCCTGCGCACGCAGTTCAAGGAAGAAATCGCGCGAAGCACGGCGCGCATGAACGACAGCATCGCGCCGTACAGCCGGTTCGTCCGTTCCGAGGGGGACAAGCTCCGCGACACGGAGACCCGGCTCACCGCGCTGCGCGGCGACCTGGAGCGCATCCGCCAGCGTGTCGACCAGCTGGCCGCCTGACGGCCGGAAAGGCCGGGCGGCCCCTTCGCCGAACTGGCGGCGCCCGCGCTACGTAATGGCGGACATGAAGCCGGCTGCGCTCGCGGCGTTCGTCGCGGTGATCGTCCTCGCCGGCTCGACCGGCGCCTACCAGTCCGCCACCGCAACCCCACTCGACCGGCCGTTCGGCAAGGCCGGAACCATCAAAATGAAGCTGGCGGCGGGGGACTACCGCATCGCCGGCCGGGCCGACGAACGGATTCGCGTCGCCTGGCGGGCCGATCGGCCCGACCAGGGGACGAACGTCCGGGCCGACGTCGACGTCCGCGGCACGGTCGCGGTGATCACCACCGGCGGGTTCCGTAACGGCGTGCACTTCACGATCGACATCCCGGCGCGGAGCGACATCGAGATCGATTTGAGCGCGGGGGACCTCGAGGTCCGGGGCGTGGAAGGCAGTAAGCGCGTCGAGAGCTGGGCCGGCGACGTGTCGATCGATATCGGACAGCCCGAACAGTATCGACTCGTCGAGGCCTCGGTGCGCGCCGGCGACCTGCGCGCGGAGCCGTTCAAGGTCTCCAAGGGCGGGCTGATGCGGTCGTTCAGCTGGACGGGAAAGGGCCCGTACTTCTTGAAGGCGAAGCTCTTTGCGGGCGATCTCACGCTCCGCTGACAACTTTTTGTAAACCTCGCGGCCTTCCAATCCGTCTGAGGAACCATGAGCCTCCTCCAGAAACTGTTCTCGAAGAAGCCCGAAGCCAAGGCCCGCGTCCGCGTCTGCGTGGAGTGCGGCATGCCCGTCGCCGAGCACAAGGATTGGTGCAGCATCTACCGCACCCAACAGGAGATGGACGCCAAGCGGCTCTCGACCGGGCCGCAGCAGGCCTGACCCGTCCGCCGCCCGCCCGGCGGCCGCCCGACGGGGCCCGCGTATAATCGCGCATGGCCCCGTTCACCAAGTCGGACACCATCTGGTTCAACGGCGCGTTCGTCCCGTGGGACGCCGCACGCGTGCACGTCATGGCGCACGGCCTCCATTACGGCACCGGCGTGTTCGAGGGCATCCGATCCTACGAGACCGACGACGGCCCCGCGGTCTTCCGGCTGGACGACCACATTGCGCGCCTGTTCGCGTCCGCGGCGCTCTACGAGCTCGAAATCCCCTACACCGCCGCCGAGCTGACGTCCGCGACGCTCGAGCTGCTGACGCGTAATCGTCTCACTCGTACCTACATTCGTCCCATCGCGTTCTTCGACGCGCACTCCCTGACGCTATGGCCGCGCGAGTGCCCGGTCAGCGTCGCCATCGCGGCGATGCCGCTGGGCGCCTATCTCGGCGAGGGGATCACCAAGGGCGTCCGCGTGTGCATCTCCAGCGTGCGCCGCTTCGACGCGTCCGCGATCCCGACCACCGCCAAGGCCTGCGGGCAGTACGTCAACTCGGTGCGCGCCGTGCAGGAGGCGCTGCGCCGCGGGTTCGACGAGGCGATCTTCCTCAACCAGCGCGGCGAAGTGGCGGAGGGGTCGGGCGAGAACCTGTTCCTCGTCAAGGATGGCGCGATCCTCACCAATGGCGAGGAGGCCGGCGTCCTTCCCGGCATCACCCGCGCCAGCGTCCTCGAGATCGCCGCCACGCTCGGGATCCCGGCCCGCGTCGCGCCGATCTCCGTCGCCGATCTCTCGGCCGCCGACGAACTGTTCTTCACCGGCACCGCCGCGGAAGTCACGCCGATCGTCGACGTCGACGGCCGTGCGGTGAGCGGCGGCACGCCCGGTCCGATCACGCTTCGTCTCCAGGAGTCGTTCTTCGACGTGGTGCACGGGCGCGACCCGCGGTTCACCCGCTGGCTCGCGTACGCCGACGCGCTCGCGTCCTCGTGAGGGGATGATGCGGACCGTGCCAACGGCGATCGCGCTCGCGCTGTTGGCGGCCGCGGCGGGCGTGACGGGCCGTGGCGCCGACCTGTTCGCGCAGCTCGGCATCCCGATGACGTCCGCCGAGCAGGCCGCGATCACCATCATCAGCAACGGGCTCCACAACCCGGGGCTGCCGTCCACGTCGTTCAAGCTGCTGCCGCCCGCGGTCCGCGCCGAGCTGGCGACGGCCGGCGTGGCATGGCTGAAGGCGTATACGAAATCGCCTGCATTCAAGACGCAGTACGGCAACCTGCGCGAAACCCACAAACCGCAGCCGCCGCAGTTCGAGGGCACGCCAGAAGACGAGTTGAAGCGCGCCGACGACGAGCAGAAGCTGCAGGCGGAGGAGTCGAGGCGGGCGATCGCGAGCCTGCCGGAGGACCAGCGGCGTGCGCTCGAGCGGACGCTCGCGGCGTCGGCAGAAGCGCAGGCCAGAATGAACACGCCGGAGCAGCGCGCGCTGCGGCTGCAGGAGATTCGCGCCGCCCGCGCGGAGCGGACGACGGAATACGAACAGGCAGTCGCGAACTGGCGGCGGCAGTATCCGGACGATGCGTCTCCGGCGATTGCCCGCCGCCTGCGCGAGTTCCTCGCGGTCAGCGCCGAGGTCGATTTCGCCGCGGCGCTGAAGACCACCGAGGACGGCCGGACGCGGTTCGAGAATCCCGCCTACGAGGCGAAGTCGGCGCCGTGGAAGCTGTGCTTCCGGGCGGGACGCGAAGCCACGGGCGCTGCGCGCGTCGCCGTCGCTGAATGGCTGAAAGAGCTCACGAGATGATGCGAATCAACTCGATGTCGAACACCAGGGTTCCCTGCGGCCGGCCGGGCACGCCGTCGTAGGCGAGGCGGCCCGGGATCCAGAAGCGGCGCTTCTCTCCCTCGACCATCATCTGCACCCCTTCGGTCCAGCCCGGGATCACCTCGTCGAGCCCGAACGTGGCCGGCTCACCGCGGCTCACCGAGCTGTCGAACGTCTTCCCGTCCGTCGTCCATCCCGTGTAGTGGACCATCACGCGCGAGTTCGGGCGCGGATGCCGCGATCCGCTGCCGGGCTGGATCACCTTGCTGGCCAGATTGCTGGACGTCCGGACCGCATCGGCCGGCGCCGCGCCCACATCCGCCGGCGGCGGGATCTGCGGGACCTCCGACGACGGACGTGCGCCGCCGCACGACGCGAGGATCAGCGCGGCGAAGAGCGTCAGCGTGGACTTCAGCATCCGTTGATTCTACCGCTCGGATCTTCCGGCTGGATATAATCCGCGCGTCATGCGTCATCACCTTGCCGCCGTTCTCGCGGCCGCGGCCCTTGCGGGCGCCGCGGTTGCCGCCGATCAGCAGCCCGCCGCGCCGGCGCCGAATCCGTACGCCTCGACGTATCAGCCTCTGCCCGCGCGGACGACGGTCATCCGCAACGCGACGATTCTCACCGCCGCCGGCCCGGCGATCGAGCGCGGATCGATCCTGCTGCAGAACGGCAAGGTCGCGGCGGTCGGCGCTGCGGTCACTGCGCCGACGGACGCCGCGGTGATCGACGCGGCCGGCAAGTGGGTCACGCCCGGCGTCATCGACACGCACTCGCACCTCGGCGTCTACGCCGCGCCCGCCATCGAGTCGCTGGCCGATGGCAACGAGATGACCAGCCCGAACACCGCGGAAGTGTCCACGGAGCACGCGATCTGGCCGCAGGACCCGCAGTTCGAGCTGGCGCTTGCCGGCGGCGTGACGACGCTGCACATCCTGCCGGGGTCGGCGAACCTGTTCGGCGGACGCAGCGTGACCGTCAAGAACGTGCCGGCGCGCACCGCCGACCAGATGAAGTTTCCGGGCGCGCCGTACGGGTTGAAGATGGCGTGCGGCGAGAACCCGATGCGCCTGTACGGCGGACGCAACACGATGCCGTCGACGCGGATGGGCAACGCCGCGGGATACCGGAAGGCGTGGCAGGCCGCGACCGAGTACCGCGAGCGGATGCGCGCGTGGAAGGCGGGCGGCGCCGATCCGGCGAAACGCCCGGACCGCAACCTGCAGCTCGAGACGCTGATGGGGGTGCTGGACGGCGAGATCCGCGTGCAGAACCACTGCTATCGCGCCGACGAGATGGCGACGATGATCGACATCTCCCGGGAATTCAACTTCAAGATCGCCTCGTTCCATCACGCGGTCGAGGCCTACAAGGTGCGTGACCTGCTGGCGGCGAACGGCATCTGCGGGAGCATGTGGGCCGACTGGTGGGGGTTCAAGCTGGAGGCCTACGACGGCATCACCCAGAACATCGCGCTCGTGCACGAGGCGGGAGGCTGCGCGATCGTGCACTCCGACAGCGCCGACGGGATTCAGCGCCTCAACCAGGAGGCGGCGAAAGCGATTCGCGCCGGCGCGGAGGCGGGGATCGCGATCGATCGCGCCGACGCGGTCAAGTGGCTCAGTCTGAATCCGGCGAAAGCGCTCGGCATCGACCAGGTGACCGGGTCGCTCGAGCCGGGCAAGAACGCCGACGTCGTGATCTGGTCGGGGGATCCGTTCAGCGTCTACGCGCATGCCGAGCGCGTCTTCATCGACGGGGCGCAGGTCTTCGATCGTTCGCAGCCGCGGACGCCGCGGTCCGACTTCGAACTCGGGCAGGTCCTGCCCGCGCCCCCCGCGAGAGGGGTCAGACCCGGGTCAGAGCCGGGTCAGAGCGGGGTCAGAGTGGGGTCAGAGCGGGGTCTGACCCCTTTGGGCGGGCGCCCGAACGGTGCGGGGTCAGCCGTTGACGTGCGCCGGGCCGCGACCGACGCAGGACCAACGATCGCGATCACCAACGCGCGGATTCATCCGGTGTCCGGACCCGTGATCCAGCGCGGCACCATCGTCATGCGTGGCGGCCGCATTGCCGCCGTCGGCGCGAACGTCACGGTCCCCGCCGGCGCGCAGGTAATCGACGCGGCGGGGAAGACAGTGACGCCGGGCCTGATCGATTCCGCCGTGCAGATCGGCCTGGTCGAGATCCCGCTGTCCGGCCAGGGCACCGCCGACGAGAGCACGACCGATGCGCGCGTCAGCGCCGCGTTCAACGTCGTCGACTCGTTCAACGGCAACTCCGCGGTGATTCCGGTCACGCGTGTCGAGGGGGTGACGCGGGCGCTGGTCACGCCGGGCGGCACCGGCAACGTGTTCGCCGGGCAGGCGGCGGTGATCGACCTCAGCGGCGGGCAGGTGCCGGCGAGCGTCACCCGCGGACCCGCCGCGATGATCGCGCTGCTCGGGGAGCCTGGAGCCGGCGTCGCCGGCGGCTCGCGGTCGACCGCGGTGCTCCGCATCCGCGAGATCCTGCAGGACGCGCAGGACTACGCGCTGAACCGGCTCGCGTTCAACACCGCGCAGCGCCGGGATTACGCGCGCAGCCGCCTGGATCTCGAAGCGCTGCAGCCCGTGCTGAAGGGGCAGATTCCGCTCGCCGTGCAGGCCAACCGCGCCAGCGACCTCCTCGCGGCGCTGCGGCTCGCCGGCGAGTTCAAGCTCCGGCTCGTGCTGGTCGGCGCGTCGGAGGGCTGGATGGTCGCGGATCAACTGGCCGCCGCGAACGTGCCGGTCGTGATCAAGCCGCTCACCAACATCCCGTCATTCGAGTCGCTCGGGGCGACGCTCGAGAACGCGGCGCGGCTGTCGGGCGCCGGCGTGCAGGTGGCGATCGCGTCCTTCGACACGCAGAACTCGCGCAACATCCGGCAGGAAGCGGGCAACGCGATCGCCAACGGCCTGTCGCGCGACGCCGCGCTCGAAGCCGTGACGCTCGCCCCGGCGCGGCTGTGGGGCGTGTCGGATCGACTGGGCTCGATCGAGCCGGGCAAGGACGCCGACCTCGTGATCTGGTCCACCGCCGATCCATTCGAGCTGACCGGCGGCGCGGAGCGGGTGTTCATCAAGGGACGCGAGATGCCGACGGAGACGCGCCAGCGCGCGCTCTTGAAGCGCTACCGGACGCTGACGAGGTGACGAGCGCCCGCACCGCATCGAGGATGCGGGTCTCGGTGCCGTCGGCGAGGCGCGCGGGCTGACCGTAGTAGTCCATCGACCGTTCGACCTCGTAGCCTCCTTCCGGAATCATTCGCCGCGACGCGACATAGAACGCCACGTCGTTGGCATATGCGTTCACCCACAGGCGCGACGCGTCGAGCTCCTTCTTCAACCGCAGACCGTACTCGGCGACGACCTCGCCACCGAGAAAGATCATCGTGAGATCGCGGCCGAACGTCCACGCCTGAATCGGGTAGGCCACCGTTGGCAGAACCTTCTCTCCGGCGAATGAGAGTTCGATCCACTGCAATCGGCCGTCAGGAGGAGCCGTGAGCGGCCGGAACGGCCCGGCGAGCAGTCGATCCACTTCGTCGGCGACGGCCGTCGCATGCCGTTCGACATCCGGGAGCCCGCCGCCGCGTGGATGGGGATTCGCGTCGGCCGCCGCTCCAATGGTCACCATCGCGATCGCGCCGGGGTGCCGCTGCTCGATGGCCAGCTGCGCGGCGCCCGGCCAGTCGCCGTGAATGAAATTGTCCTTTCCCTCGAGCGTGGTGCCGTGGCAGGCATAGCTGACCAGGACGGCGCGAAGGCCGCCATCCGGAGCGCGCACCGTCAGTACCGGCAGGTCGTGATCGACAGGACCATCCGGGTTGACGCCGAAGCCGGTCCACTTGCCGTCTTTGATGACGCGCCGATTGGCCGCGAAGGTTGCGCGCCCCGCCGACCAGCCGATTCGCGCCGGGCGGCGATCCGCGAGTGCGGCGAGCGCAACGCGCTCGAACGCGTCGACGGTTCGCGCCGTGTGTCTGTCCACGGCCGCCTGCTGATCCGGCGGGAGCGGCTTGCCGAAGATTCCCGGGAGCGATCCGGTGAGCACCGGGCCGTTGTGCGTGTGCGTGGCCGCGATCACCAGCTGCGCGCGTTCGATCCCCGCTTTCTGCAGCCGGCGCGCGACCTCGTCGCTCATCTGCCGCGTGACACCGACCAGCTCCGCCGTAATCAAGATCGCAGGATGGTTTCCATCCGCGCCGAACGCGAGTGCCTTTGCGGTGAGGCGCTGCTTGATCTCGGTTGCCGGTTCGGTCCGGCTCCCGTACCCGGACAGCCGTATGGGACCATCGGGTGTGATGTCGATCTGCGCGACGCCGGCAGGAATGAGACTCTCGGCGCCGCCTCGCTTCAGAAACGCGATCAGGTCCGCCATCTGCTGCGGATCGATCTGGTCTTCCAGCCCCTCAGGCATTCCCGAGATGTCCGCCACGCGCATCGACTGGATGCGGTCGCGGGGGATGGTCGTCTGCGCGCCTCCCGGCTGGGCGACGGTGATCGACGAGCCGGTCTCCGACGCGACCACGCCGCCCGTGGCGGTCCCGTCCACGAGATCCACCGACCAGACTTCGTACCGATCGGCAATGGAATGGTTCGGCAGCAGGATGTCGAGCATCAGCGCCGCCGGCAGGCGGTTGCGGACTTCGCCGAGATCGGGGCCGTAGGCGGCGCCGTGGGCGCCGCGGTACTGATGGCAGGTCGAGCAGACGCGCGCGAATACCTGCTCGCCGCGCTCGGCATTTCCCGGCATCGATGCCGCGGGCGCGTAGCGGGTGAGCACGGCGGCGCGGGTGTCGCCGCCGCGGCCGCCGATCGGGCCGCCGAGCAGCTCGCGGGCGCGCGCGCGCAACTCCGGCTGTTCCTGCATCATGAGACGCACGCGCAGCGGGCGATCGACTTCCGTTCCTTTCACTCTCCCGTCGGTCAAGGCGTCGAGCAGCAGCCGCACGCGGGCCGGCTCGCGCATGAGCGCCCGCACCGCTTCGGCGCG
Above is a genomic segment from Vicinamibacterales bacterium containing:
- a CDS encoding branched-chain amino acid transaminase, which translates into the protein MAPFTKSDTIWFNGAFVPWDAARVHVMAHGLHYGTGVFEGIRSYETDDGPAVFRLDDHIARLFASAALYELEIPYTAAELTSATLELLTRNRLTRTYIRPIAFFDAHSLTLWPRECPVSVAIAAMPLGAYLGEGITKGVRVCISSVRRFDASAIPTTAKACGQYVNSVRAVQEALRRGFDEAIFLNQRGEVAEGSGENLFLVKDGAILTNGEEAGVLPGITRASVLEIAATLGIPARVAPISVADLSAADELFFTGTAAEVTPIVDVDGRAVSGGTPGPITLRLQESFFDVVHGRDPRFTRWLAYADALASS
- a CDS encoding amidohydrolase family protein yields the protein MRHHLAAVLAAAALAGAAVAADQQPAAPAPNPYASTYQPLPARTTVIRNATILTAAGPAIERGSILLQNGKVAAVGAAVTAPTDAAVIDAAGKWVTPGVIDTHSHLGVYAAPAIESLADGNEMTSPNTAEVSTEHAIWPQDPQFELALAGGVTTLHILPGSANLFGGRSVTVKNVPARTADQMKFPGAPYGLKMACGENPMRLYGGRNTMPSTRMGNAAGYRKAWQAATEYRERMRAWKAGGADPAKRPDRNLQLETLMGVLDGEIRVQNHCYRADEMATMIDISREFNFKIASFHHAVEAYKVRDLLAANGICGSMWADWWGFKLEAYDGITQNIALVHEAGGCAIVHSDSADGIQRLNQEAAKAIRAGAEAGIAIDRADAVKWLSLNPAKALGIDQVTGSLEPGKNADVVIWSGDPFSVYAHAERVFIDGAQVFDRSQPRTPRSDFELGQVLPAPPARGVRPGSEPGQSGVRVGSERGLTPLGGRPNGAGSAVDVRRAATDAGPTIAITNARIHPVSGPVIQRGTIVMRGGRIAAVGANVTVPAGAQVIDAAGKTVTPGLIDSAVQIGLVEIPLSGQGTADESTTDARVSAAFNVVDSFNGNSAVIPVTRVEGVTRALVTPGGTGNVFAGQAAVIDLSGGQVPASVTRGPAAMIALLGEPGAGVAGGSRSTAVLRIREILQDAQDYALNRLAFNTAQRRDYARSRLDLEALQPVLKGQIPLAVQANRASDLLAALRLAGEFKLRLVLVGASEGWMVADQLAAANVPVVIKPLTNIPSFESLGATLENAARLSGAGVQVAIASFDTQNSRNIRQEAGNAIANGLSRDAALEAVTLAPARLWGVSDRLGSIEPGKDADLVIWSTADPFELTGGAERVFIKGREMPTETRQRALLKRYRTLTR
- a CDS encoding FKBP-type peptidyl-prolyl cis-trans isomerase, with protein sequence MLKSTLTLFAALILASCGGARPSSEVPQIPPPADVGAAPADAVRTSSNLASKVIQPGSGSRHPRPNSRVMVHYTGWTTDGKTFDSSVSRGEPATFGLDEVIPGWTEGVQMMVEGEKRRFWIPGRLAYDGVPGRPQGTLVFDIELIRIIS